From Methanocella paludicola SANAE, a single genomic window includes:
- a CDS encoding HAD family hydrolase, giving the protein MQPHCTIDARRYRAVLFDLDGVITDTMRFHYEAFHKAFERLGLDVKSLDIYTHEGMPSMKLGRALVEEYGASVSDEELKKTVDEKRELYRQMAEGNIRAYPGVPETLAMLRENGVKLALVTGSNRRSVTKVVEEAGLTGMFDAIVTGEDTERGKPFPDPYLKGMDKLGADKAYSVVVENAPMGIKAAKAAGVDYVIAVTTTLPEQYFKDADDIMPSFADLGDCLAKRIEASSGG; this is encoded by the coding sequence ATGCAGCCTCACTGTACCATCGATGCCCGGCGATATCGGGCCGTTCTTTTTGATTTGGACGGCGTCATCACCGATACCATGCGGTTCCACTATGAGGCGTTTCATAAGGCATTCGAGCGCCTTGGCCTGGACGTAAAATCGCTGGATATCTACACCCATGAAGGCATGCCTTCCATGAAGCTGGGGAGGGCGCTGGTGGAGGAGTACGGCGCCAGCGTGAGCGACGAAGAGCTAAAAAAGACGGTAGATGAGAAGCGGGAGCTTTACCGGCAGATGGCTGAGGGGAATATCAGGGCTTATCCCGGGGTCCCCGAGACCCTGGCCATGCTCCGCGAGAACGGCGTTAAGCTGGCCCTCGTGACAGGCAGTAACCGTAGATCCGTAACCAAGGTCGTGGAAGAGGCAGGCCTGACGGGCATGTTCGACGCCATCGTGACGGGCGAGGACACGGAGAGGGGCAAGCCGTTCCCTGACCCGTACTTGAAGGGGATGGATAAGCTGGGCGCCGATAAGGCTTATAGCGTGGTCGTGGAGAACGCCCCCATGGGCATCAAGGCAGCAAAGGCGGCGGGCGTCGACTACGTTATCGCCGTGACCACGACGCTCCCGGAACAGTATTTCAAGGACGCCGACGATATCATGCCCTCTTTTGCCGATCTGGGCGACTGCCTGGCGAAGCGCATCGAAGCCTCATCAGGTGGATAA
- a CDS encoding DnaJ domain-containing protein — protein sequence MDFGRDYYEILGLESKATSDDIKKAYRELAKKYHPDINRSSTSEELFKLISEAYEVLSDDAKRREYDLYRKLELGEEHGEAYTNGGTAATAGSSAPAMEVRRTPRRPIPNIERGQLLILSLIVPGYYHILAGEKKLGYMIFGTYFIFWALAFTLSLPIGFLALLVWIFSFYEAFSNTTNSAHRGD from the coding sequence GTGGACTTCGGCAGAGACTACTATGAAATACTGGGGCTGGAAAGCAAAGCCACCTCTGACGATATCAAAAAAGCGTACAGGGAGCTTGCGAAAAAGTACCACCCCGACATAAACCGGTCATCGACATCGGAAGAGCTCTTCAAGCTCATATCGGAGGCCTACGAAGTCCTGTCTGACGATGCTAAGAGAAGGGAGTACGACCTCTACCGAAAATTAGAGCTGGGAGAGGAACATGGCGAGGCATATACGAACGGCGGCACGGCCGCCACTGCGGGCAGCAGCGCGCCCGCCATGGAAGTAAGGCGCACCCCGCGGCGCCCGATCCCGAACATCGAACGCGGGCAGTTACTAATTCTATCGCTCATCGTCCCCGGATATTACCATATCCTGGCCGGCGAGAAGAAGCTCGGCTACATGATCTTCGGCACGTACTTCATCTTCTGGGCGCTGGCCTTCACCCTGAGCCTGCCCATCGGCTTTCTTGCTTTGCTGGTCTGGATCTTCTCCTTTTATGAGGCATTTAGTAATACGACGAATAGCGCCCACCGGGGTGATTAA
- a CDS encoding carboxypeptidase-like regulatory domain-containing protein, protein MKAHMACMAVLLIVAFVCALTLQIPSAQGQTLAGHNSISGRVYDANHNAIPGAKVTLYYTNFKINAYLPADPVKSADNPQYTSNGGTSLTGLYVFTGLSSDVYIVTAEKDGIAYSETVLLREGTATADITIPGYIDKNYSSSPTVAPKPSPTYTNVIPTVSVPMSDFGATIGELASLALMALVGLQLVAGVAIIAFRTGQKK, encoded by the coding sequence GTGAAGGCTCATATGGCCTGTATGGCCGTGCTGCTCATAGTCGCCTTTGTATGTGCTCTCACGCTGCAGATCCCGTCTGCACAGGGGCAGACGCTTGCAGGCCATAACTCCATATCCGGAAGGGTGTACGACGCGAACCACAACGCGATCCCGGGCGCCAAAGTGACCCTGTATTACACGAATTTCAAGATCAACGCCTATTTGCCGGCCGATCCGGTGAAGAGCGCTGATAACCCCCAGTATACGAGTAACGGCGGCACATCGCTCACCGGGCTCTATGTATTTACGGGCCTGTCGTCCGATGTCTATATCGTTACGGCGGAAAAGGATGGCATCGCTTATTCTGAAACCGTCCTCTTAAGGGAGGGTACGGCAACGGCCGACATTACCATCCCGGGCTACATCGACAAGAATTATTCCTCAAGCCCCACGGTTGCGCCCAAGCCGAGCCCGACTTATACGAACGTGATACCAACCGTCAGCGTGCCCATGTCTGACTTCGGGGCGACAATAGGTGAATTGGCCAGCCTGGCGTTAATGGCCCTCGTGGGCCTTCAGCTCGTCGCCGGCGTCGCCATCATCGCTTTCCGTACCGGCCAGAAAAAGTGA
- a CDS encoding GNAT family N-acetyltransferase, producing MPGELMIDEMRPEDWESVARIYGEGIDTGNSTFEQSVPTYERWISAHLEGFSIVARENGEVLGWAALSPVSARQVYRGVAELSLYVGEKHRGKGVGSALMGAMIELSEKKGIWTLQGGTFPENTASLALQKKFGFREVGTRERLGRMSGRWRDVVLTERRSSISGSD from the coding sequence ATGCCAGGCGAGCTTATGATCGATGAGATGAGGCCGGAAGACTGGGAAAGCGTGGCCCGCATATACGGGGAAGGCATTGACACGGGCAACTCGACGTTCGAGCAGAGCGTCCCGACATATGAGCGCTGGATATCTGCGCATCTCGAGGGGTTTTCCATCGTCGCCCGGGAAAACGGCGAGGTACTCGGGTGGGCGGCATTAAGCCCGGTATCGGCCCGGCAGGTGTACAGGGGCGTCGCCGAATTAAGCCTTTATGTCGGCGAAAAGCATCGCGGCAAGGGCGTAGGCAGCGCTCTCATGGGGGCGATGATCGAGCTTTCGGAGAAAAAGGGTATCTGGACGCTGCAGGGGGGCACGTTCCCGGAGAACACGGCCAGCCTGGCGCTACAGAAAAAATTCGGGTTCAGGGAAGTAGGCACCAGGGAAAGGCTGGGCAGGATGAGCGGCCGCTGGCGGGACGTAGTCCTCACGGAAAGGAGAAGCTCCATATCCGGCAGCGATTGA